From the genome of Halomonas sp. 1513, one region includes:
- a CDS encoding transcriptional regulator produces MKFSALVAIVPEELEQECLDEANRTGGGGVTLLSGRGLGGEPKKTFFGLTFEGSQTVLLMVLEKGLSLSVLKALQKVLNPDGESSRGVVFTMPIEHLGGLDVSQLERFEQHLRDTL; encoded by the coding sequence ATGAAGTTTTCCGCACTGGTGGCCATCGTGCCCGAGGAGCTGGAGCAGGAGTGCCTCGATGAGGCCAACCGCACCGGTGGCGGCGGGGTCACCCTGCTGTCCGGTCGCGGGCTTGGCGGCGAACCCAAGAAGACCTTCTTCGGCCTGACCTTCGAGGGCAGCCAGACGGTGCTGCTGATGGTGCTCGAGAAGGGCTTGTCGCTGAGCGTGCTCAAGGCCCTGCAGAAGGTGCTCAACCCCGACGGCGAGAGCTCCCGCGGGGTCGTCTTCACCATGCCCATCGAGCACCTCGGCGGCCTCGACGTCTCGCAGCTGGAGCGCTTCGAGCAGCACCTGCGCGATACGCTCTAG
- a CDS encoding thiosulfate oxidation carrier complex protein SoxZ, with product MPHRARQLTLSRRRLLHGGLLGLGLLGAAPGLLFSPTALASDAWQRLDAAQQVIGDATPESSGLSLDLPHVSEDGSAVALTVGVEASLDEGDYVERIYLFASGNPNPEIAVFHLTPLAGKPEVSTRVRLNETQEVVAVARSAEGKVWATAREVRITVSGCLMRGDDVPESLSNPRVSVPDSFSAGQPGEIRTLITHPMETGLREGDDGETLPRHIIERFTVSVDGDTAFEAELHQSVSANPYLRFHLAPQASAEAAFEWHDDTGDSARETRELNVS from the coding sequence ATGCCCCACCGCGCACGCCAACTGACGCTTTCCCGCCGCCGCCTGCTGCACGGCGGCCTGCTCGGCCTGGGCCTGCTCGGCGCGGCCCCGGGACTGCTGTTTTCGCCGACCGCCCTTGCCAGCGACGCCTGGCAGCGGCTCGACGCAGCTCAGCAGGTGATCGGCGACGCCACCCCCGAGAGCAGCGGCCTGAGCCTGGATCTACCCCACGTCTCCGAGGACGGCTCGGCGGTCGCGCTGACCGTGGGCGTCGAGGCATCCCTCGACGAGGGTGACTACGTGGAGCGTATCTATCTGTTCGCCAGCGGCAATCCCAATCCCGAGATCGCGGTGTTCCACCTCACCCCGCTGGCCGGCAAGCCCGAGGTCTCGACCCGGGTGCGCCTCAACGAGACCCAGGAGGTAGTGGCGGTGGCGCGCAGCGCCGAAGGCAAGGTGTGGGCCACCGCCCGCGAGGTGAGGATCACCGTCAGCGGCTGCCTGATGCGCGGCGACGACGTCCCGGAGTCGCTCAGCAACCCGCGGGTCAGCGTGCCCGACAGCTTCAGCGCCGGCCAGCCCGGGGAGATCCGCACCCTGATCACCCACCCCATGGAGACGGGCCTGCGCGAGGGCGACGACGGCGAGACCCTGCCGCGTCACATCATCGAGCGCTTCACGGTCAGCGTCGACGGCGACACGGCCTTCGAGGCGGAGCTGCACCAGTCGGTGTCGGCCAACCCCTATCTGCGCTTCCACCTGGCGCCGCAGGCCAGCGCCGAGGCGGCCTTCGAGTGGCACGACGACACCGGCGACAGCGCCCGCGAGACCCGCGAGCTCAACGTCTCGTAG
- a CDS encoding oxidoreductase produces MRIRHRLSSFACRLPLAVLLSVLPLAAWALPAPEGDVILTVSGNIAHTNVGDEAHFDAAMLEALPGRVIETHTPWTDGPSAFEGPLARALLEAVGTDSESVRVRALNDFAADIPVDNFYDYDVILALTRNGEAMPIRDYGPIFVLYPFDDHPELHNETIRFRSVWQVVHIHAE; encoded by the coding sequence ATGCGCATTCGCCACCGTTTGTCATCCTTCGCCTGCCGGCTGCCGCTGGCCGTGTTGCTGAGCGTCTTGCCGCTGGCCGCTTGGGCGCTGCCCGCCCCGGAAGGTGACGTCATCCTCACGGTGTCGGGCAATATTGCCCATACCAACGTCGGCGATGAAGCGCACTTCGATGCCGCGATGTTGGAGGCCCTTCCGGGCAGGGTGATCGAGACCCATACCCCCTGGACCGATGGTCCGAGCGCTTTCGAGGGGCCGCTGGCGCGCGCGCTGCTGGAGGCCGTAGGGACTGACAGCGAGTCGGTGCGGGTGAGGGCGCTGAACGACTTCGCCGCCGATATCCCGGTCGACAACTTTTACGACTACGATGTGATCCTGGCGCTGACCCGCAACGGTGAAGCGATGCCGATTCGTGATTACGGGCCGATCTTCGTGCTCTATCCGTTCGATGACCATCCCGAGCTGCACAACGAGACGATCCGTTTCCGTTCCGTATGGCAGGTGGTTCATATTCATGCCGAGTGA
- a CDS encoding lysine 2,3-aminomutase: MNQPVNADLERAASAFEARQFKVYTHRQLDKIEAIQSLPDDLRFDMRVVSQVLPFRVNEYVIEELIDWNNVPADPVFQLTFPQRGMLRPEHFEEVAELVRREAPAAEMKPVIERVRSELNPHPAGQMDLNLPLLDGEPLPGMQHKYRETVLFFPSQGQVCHSYCTFCFRWAQFVGDKELKFASSEAGSLHRYLAEHTEVTDLLMTGGDPMVMKAKHLRQYLEGLMAPELDHVQDIRIGTKSLTFWPYRFVTDPDAEDILELFRELTAAGKHVAFMAHFNHWKEMDTPICHEAIRRIRATGAEIRTQAPLLKHINDDADQWARMWTTQVRLGMIPYYMFVERDTGARHYFEVPLVRAWEIYREAMKQVPGLARTARGPSMSADPGKVEIQGVTEIRGEKVFVLRFIQGRDSDWVQRPFFAKYDEEATWLNHLEPALGEREFFYEAEFAAMKDEKQALIVKAS, translated from the coding sequence ATGAATCAGCCAGTCAATGCCGACCTCGAGAGAGCCGCCAGCGCCTTCGAGGCACGCCAGTTCAAGGTTTATACCCATCGCCAGCTCGACAAGATCGAGGCGATCCAGTCTCTGCCTGACGACCTGCGTTTCGATATGCGGGTGGTCAGCCAGGTACTGCCGTTCCGGGTCAACGAGTACGTGATCGAAGAGCTGATCGACTGGAACAATGTGCCCGCCGATCCCGTGTTTCAGTTGACCTTTCCCCAGCGCGGCATGCTGCGCCCCGAGCACTTCGAGGAGGTGGCCGAGCTGGTACGTCGCGAAGCGCCGGCAGCCGAGATGAAGCCGGTGATCGAGCGGGTTCGCAGCGAACTCAATCCGCATCCGGCGGGGCAGATGGATCTCAACCTGCCGCTGCTAGACGGCGAGCCGCTGCCCGGAATGCAGCACAAGTACCGCGAGACGGTGCTGTTCTTCCCTAGCCAAGGGCAGGTGTGCCACAGCTACTGCACCTTCTGCTTCCGCTGGGCGCAGTTCGTCGGCGACAAGGAGCTCAAGTTCGCCTCCAGCGAGGCGGGTTCGCTGCATCGCTACCTGGCCGAGCACACCGAGGTCACCGACCTGCTGATGACCGGCGGCGACCCCATGGTGATGAAGGCCAAGCACCTGCGCCAGTACCTGGAGGGGCTGATGGCGCCGGAGCTGGACCATGTGCAGGACATCCGTATCGGCACCAAGAGCCTGACCTTCTGGCCCTACCGCTTCGTCACCGACCCCGACGCCGAGGATATCCTCGAGCTGTTCCGCGAGCTGACCGCCGCCGGCAAGCATGTGGCCTTCATGGCGCACTTCAACCACTGGAAGGAGATGGACACCCCGATCTGCCACGAGGCGATCCGCCGCATCCGTGCCACCGGGGCGGAGATCCGCACCCAGGCGCCGCTGCTGAAGCACATCAACGACGACGCCGACCAGTGGGCGCGCATGTGGACCACCCAGGTACGCCTGGGGATGATTCCCTACTACATGTTCGTGGAACGCGACACCGGCGCCCGCCACTACTTCGAGGTGCCGCTGGTGCGTGCCTGGGAGATTTACCGCGAGGCCATGAAGCAGGTGCCGGGGCTGGCGCGCACCGCCCGCGGGCCGTCGATGTCTGCCGATCCGGGCAAGGTGGAGATCCAGGGGGTCACCGAGATCCGCGGCGAGAAGGTCTTCGTGCTGCGTTTCATCCAGGGCCGCGACAGCGACTGGGTGCAGCGGCCGTTCTTTGCCAAGTACGACGAGGAAGCCACCTGGCTCAACCACCTCGAGCCCGCGCTGGGTGAGCGCGAGTTCTTCTATGAGGCCGAATTCGCGGCCATGAAGGACGAGAAGCAGGCATTGATCGTTAAGGCATCCTGA
- a CDS encoding universal stress protein UspA yields the protein MYQKLLLPIDLNEEASWQKALPTALTLCRTFGASLQIVTVMPDYRMPLVGSYFPKDFAKKAREALNEAQQAFVDEHVPGDVSVKHAVIDGSPWEAIIKAAKKIDADLIVMASHNKRKFADYVLGPNAEHVVHHSKMSVMIVR from the coding sequence ATGTATCAGAAGTTACTGCTGCCCATCGACCTCAACGAGGAGGCCTCCTGGCAGAAGGCGCTGCCCACGGCGCTGACGCTATGCCGGACCTTCGGCGCCTCGCTGCAGATCGTCACGGTGATGCCCGACTATCGCATGCCGCTGGTGGGGTCCTACTTTCCCAAGGACTTTGCCAAGAAGGCGCGCGAGGCGCTGAACGAGGCCCAACAGGCGTTCGTAGACGAGCACGTGCCGGGTGACGTCAGCGTCAAGCATGCGGTAATCGACGGCTCGCCGTGGGAGGCGATCATCAAGGCGGCCAAGAAGATCGACGCCGACCTGATCGTGATGGCCTCCCACAACAAGCGTAAGTTCGCCGACTACGTGCTCGGCCCCAACGCCGAGCACGTGGTGCATCACTCGAAGATGTCGGTGATGATCGTGCGCTAG
- a CDS encoding cytochrome C — protein sequence MPLKPRQGVSRRQVLKGLGAASSLPLIGGLAPAFASGSDGRVVVIGGGFGGATAAKYLKRANPNLSVTLVEPAQTFYTCPFSNLFLGGLREMSKIAHGYDELRDRYGVEVIHTLAEDIDPDGHSVSLANGDTLHYDKLVLSPGIDIRWNALEGYDEAAAELVPHAWKAGPQTELLKRQIEGMDDGGTFVLVAPENPFRCPPGPYERASMVAHYLSQHKPSSKVLILDAKDNFSKQGLFTSGWQQLYGDSIEWVGLSGDGRVTRVDAENREVETEFGTVHRADVLNVVPPQKAGWIAERAGVTDDSGWVPVKPETFESQRVADIFVVGDATVAAPMPKSGFCANAQAKVAAAAIVAALRGDSAPEPYWSNTCYSLIGPEYGISVAGVYRVMDGAIAEVEGSGGLSPSDASPEIRQMEAEYAVGWYNAICQDTWGTEA from the coding sequence ATGCCACTCAAACCCCGCCAGGGTGTCTCGCGGCGCCAGGTACTCAAGGGCCTGGGGGCCGCCTCCAGCCTGCCGTTGATCGGCGGTCTGGCTCCAGCCTTCGCCAGCGGCAGCGACGGCCGCGTCGTGGTGATTGGCGGCGGCTTCGGCGGCGCTACTGCGGCCAAGTACCTCAAGCGCGCCAACCCCAACCTCAGCGTGACGCTGGTCGAGCCGGCACAAACCTTTTACACCTGCCCGTTCAGCAACCTGTTTCTCGGCGGCCTGCGCGAGATGAGCAAGATCGCCCACGGCTACGATGAATTACGCGACCGCTATGGGGTCGAGGTGATACACACCCTGGCAGAGGACATCGATCCGGATGGCCACAGCGTGAGCCTGGCCAACGGCGATACCCTGCACTACGACAAGCTGGTGCTGTCACCCGGCATCGACATCCGCTGGAACGCGCTGGAGGGCTACGACGAGGCCGCCGCCGAGCTCGTTCCCCACGCCTGGAAAGCCGGCCCGCAGACCGAGCTGCTCAAGCGTCAGATCGAGGGCATGGACGACGGCGGCACCTTCGTACTAGTGGCCCCGGAGAACCCCTTCCGCTGCCCACCCGGGCCCTACGAGCGGGCCAGCATGGTGGCGCACTACCTGTCACAGCATAAGCCCAGCTCCAAGGTGCTGATCCTCGACGCCAAGGACAACTTCTCCAAGCAGGGGCTGTTCACCAGCGGCTGGCAGCAGCTCTACGGCGACAGCATCGAGTGGGTGGGACTCTCCGGCGACGGCCGCGTGACCCGCGTCGACGCCGAGAACCGCGAAGTCGAGACCGAGTTCGGCACCGTGCACCGTGCCGACGTGCTCAACGTGGTGCCGCCGCAGAAGGCCGGCTGGATCGCCGAGCGTGCCGGCGTCACCGACGACAGCGGCTGGGTGCCGGTCAAGCCGGAGACCTTTGAATCCCAGCGGGTCGCCGATATCTTCGTGGTCGGCGATGCCACGGTGGCAGCGCCAATGCCCAAGTCGGGGTTCTGTGCCAATGCCCAAGCCAAGGTGGCGGCGGCCGCGATCGTTGCTGCCCTGCGCGGCGACAGTGCGCCGGAGCCCTACTGGAGCAATACCTGCTACAGCCTGATCGGCCCCGAGTACGGCATCTCGGTGGCCGGTGTCTACCGCGTCATGGATGGTGCCATCGCCGAGGTCGAAGGCTCCGGCGGGCTCAGTCCCAGCGATGCCAGCCCGGAGATCCGCCAGATGGAAGCCGAGTACGCCGTCGGCTGGTACAACGCCATCTGCCAGGACACCTGGGGCACCGAGGCCTGA
- a CDS encoding C4-dicarboxylate ABC transporter, whose product MSADKKASTNDVDLEEMVAASDSGARKPVGMPGKLLVGIAATWSLFQLWIASPLPYIFRTGVFNATEARSIHLAFALFLAFMAYPALKRSPRDRIPIQDWVFAAVAAFCGAYMFMFYAELSQRPGRPQPQDVIVGVVGIIMLLEAARRALGPPLMIVASVFILYSLLGPYMPGLLAHRGVSVAGLINHQWLTTQGVFGIALGVSTSFVFLFVLFGALLDKAGAGNYFIKVAFSMLGHYKGGPAKAAVVASGMTGLISGSSIANTVTTGTFTIPMMKRVGFSAEKAGAVEVSSSVNGQIMPPVMGAAAFLMVEYVGIPYVEVIKHAFLPAVISYIALIYIVHLEALKADMTGLPSSNPARPLINKVLGFLTGLILLMALSFAVYYGLGWLKPVLGDATPWVVAVALTVIYIGLLKVGSNYPELELDDPNSKVVKLPRTKPTVMVGLHFILPVIVLVWCLMVERLSPGLSAFWATVFMIFIMITQRPITAIFRGRGRLAADIKEGFLDLWDGLVAGARNMIGIGIATAAAGIIVGAVSQTGVGLVLADVVEILSMGNLMLILLLTAVLSLILGMGLPTTANYIVVSALLAPVIVMLGQQNGLIVPLIAVHLFVFYFGIMADVTPPVGLASFAAAAVSGGDPIRTGFQAFYYSLRTAALPFLFIFNTDLLLIDVSFMQGIVIFIISTIAMLIFAAGTQGFMIVRNRWYENLILLLVAFTLFRPGYWMDQIHDPYESIPPAQLEQALDDIEDGSNIRVQIAGEDAFGDPMTTYLLVPVPRGDSGAERLQNLGLELYVDGDQAIVDFVEFGSLAADVGFDFDQEVLEILAPVDRWAKEWMWIPGFLLFGLVVVLQRRRREPTSAQTASA is encoded by the coding sequence ATGAGTGCTGACAAGAAAGCGTCGACCAACGATGTCGACCTGGAGGAGATGGTAGCGGCCAGCGACTCCGGGGCACGCAAGCCGGTAGGCATGCCGGGCAAACTATTGGTCGGCATCGCGGCGACCTGGTCGCTGTTCCAGCTGTGGATCGCTTCGCCGCTACCCTACATATTTCGCACCGGGGTGTTCAACGCCACCGAGGCGCGCTCGATTCACCTGGCCTTTGCGCTGTTCCTGGCCTTCATGGCCTACCCGGCGCTGAAACGCTCGCCGCGTGATCGGATCCCGATTCAGGACTGGGTGTTCGCCGCGGTGGCGGCGTTCTGTGGCGCCTACATGTTCATGTTCTACGCCGAGCTGTCCCAGCGACCCGGTCGCCCGCAGCCCCAGGACGTCATCGTCGGCGTCGTCGGTATCATCATGCTGCTCGAGGCGGCCAGGCGAGCGCTAGGGCCGCCGCTGATGATCGTCGCCTCGGTCTTCATTCTCTATTCTCTGCTGGGCCCCTATATGCCCGGGCTGCTCGCCCACCGTGGGGTCAGCGTGGCGGGGCTGATCAACCACCAGTGGCTGACCACCCAGGGGGTGTTCGGCATTGCGCTGGGGGTCTCGACCAGCTTCGTATTCCTGTTCGTACTATTCGGCGCGCTGCTCGACAAGGCAGGCGCCGGCAACTATTTCATCAAGGTCGCCTTCTCGATGCTCGGCCACTACAAGGGTGGGCCGGCCAAGGCCGCCGTGGTGGCCTCCGGCATGACCGGGTTGATCTCCGGTTCATCGATTGCCAATACCGTGACCACCGGTACCTTCACTATCCCGATGATGAAGCGGGTGGGCTTCTCTGCCGAGAAAGCCGGTGCCGTCGAGGTCTCCTCGTCGGTCAACGGCCAGATCATGCCGCCGGTAATGGGCGCGGCCGCCTTCCTGATGGTCGAGTACGTCGGGATTCCCTATGTGGAGGTGATCAAGCACGCCTTCCTGCCGGCGGTGATCTCCTATATCGCGCTGATCTACATCGTCCATCTCGAGGCCCTCAAAGCCGACATGACCGGCCTGCCGTCGAGCAACCCGGCGCGCCCGCTGATCAACAAGGTGCTCGGCTTCCTGACTGGCCTGATCCTGCTGATGGCGCTGTCATTTGCGGTCTACTACGGGCTCGGCTGGCTCAAGCCGGTGCTCGGCGATGCCACGCCGTGGGTGGTGGCGGTGGCGCTGACGGTGATTTATATCGGCCTGCTCAAGGTGGGATCCAACTATCCCGAACTGGAGCTCGATGACCCCAACTCAAAGGTGGTCAAGCTGCCGCGCACCAAGCCGACGGTGATGGTCGGCCTGCACTTCATCCTGCCGGTCATCGTGCTGGTGTGGTGCCTGATGGTCGAGCGCCTGTCTCCGGGGCTGTCGGCGTTCTGGGCCACGGTGTTCATGATCTTCATCATGATTACCCAGCGACCGATCACCGCCATTTTCCGCGGTCGCGGTCGACTGGCCGCCGATATCAAGGAGGGCTTCCTCGACCTGTGGGACGGTCTGGTGGCCGGCGCCCGCAACATGATCGGCATCGGCATCGCCACCGCGGCGGCGGGCATCATCGTCGGTGCGGTGTCGCAGACCGGGGTCGGCCTGGTGCTGGCCGATGTGGTCGAGATCCTGTCGATGGGCAACCTGATGCTGATCCTGCTGCTCACCGCGGTGCTCAGCCTGATCCTCGGCATGGGCCTGCCGACGACCGCCAACTACATCGTGGTCTCGGCGCTGCTGGCGCCGGTGATCGTGATGCTGGGCCAGCAGAACGGTCTGATCGTACCGCTGATTGCGGTGCACCTGTTCGTGTTCTATTTCGGCATCATGGCCGACGTCACGCCACCGGTGGGCCTGGCCTCGTTCGCCGCGGCGGCGGTGTCCGGCGGTGACCCGATCCGCACTGGCTTCCAGGCCTTCTACTATAGCCTGCGCACCGCGGCGTTGCCGTTCCTGTTCATCTTCAATACCGACCTGCTGCTGATCGACGTCAGCTTTATGCAGGGCATCGTGATATTCATTATCTCGACCATCGCGATGCTGATCTTCGCCGCTGGCACCCAGGGCTTCATGATCGTGCGCAACCGCTGGTACGAAAACCTTATCCTGCTGCTGGTGGCGTTCACGCTGTTCCGTCCCGGTTACTGGATGGATCAGATACACGACCCCTACGAGTCGATTCCGCCGGCGCAGCTCGAGCAGGCGCTGGACGACATCGAGGATGGCAGCAATATTCGCGTGCAGATCGCTGGCGAAGACGCCTTCGGCGATCCCATGACCACCTATCTGCTGGTGCCGGTACCGCGCGGTGACAGCGGCGCCGAGCGCCTCCAGAACCTGGGGCTCGAGCTCTACGTCGACGGCGACCAGGCGATCGTCGACTTCGTCGAGTTCGGCAGCCTGGCCGCTGACGTCGGCTTCGATTTCGATCAAGAGGTGCTCGAGATCCTGGCACCGGTGGATCGCTGGGCCAAGGAGTGGATGTGGATCCCCGGGTTCCTGCTGTTCGGGTTGGTGGTGGTGCTGCAGCGCCGCCGTCGTGAGCCAACGTCGGCGCAGACGGCGTCCGCCTAA
- a CDS encoding C4-dicarboxylate ABC transporter substrate-binding protein: protein MKRHAFTAAAFTGALLGAAAFAAPAVANEQYITIGTGGQTGVYYVVGQSVCRMVNRGSDDHNIRCNAPSTGGSVANVNGMKSGELDMGVVQSDVQYRAYHGEANFEEDGAWEEMRAVFTMHGEPLTVVARANSDIESFDDLQGKRVNIGNPGSGQRNTMDVVMNAKGWTTDDFALASELDAAEQASALSDNNIDAMVYVVGHPNGSIQEATTTIDARIVPVTGDEIDGLIDDYPYYTRATIPGGLYRGNDEDVETFGVAATFVTTADVDDDVVYETVKAVFENFDRFKRLHPAFENLNEEDMISDGLTAPLHDGAKRYYAERGWIEE from the coding sequence ATGAAACGCCATGCCTTCACTGCCGCCGCGTTTACCGGCGCGCTCCTCGGTGCTGCGGCCTTCGCCGCCCCCGCCGTGGCCAATGAGCAGTACATCACCATCGGTACCGGTGGCCAGACCGGCGTCTACTACGTCGTCGGCCAGTCGGTCTGCCGCATGGTCAACCGTGGTAGCGACGACCACAACATTCGCTGCAACGCGCCGTCCACCGGTGGTTCCGTCGCCAACGTCAACGGCATGAAGAGCGGTGAGCTGGACATGGGCGTGGTCCAGTCCGACGTTCAGTATCGTGCCTACCACGGCGAGGCCAACTTCGAGGAAGACGGCGCCTGGGAAGAGATGCGTGCGGTATTCACCATGCACGGCGAGCCGCTGACCGTGGTGGCGCGTGCCAACTCCGACATCGAAAGCTTCGACGACCTGCAGGGCAAGCGCGTCAACATCGGTAACCCGGGCTCTGGCCAGCGTAACACCATGGACGTGGTGATGAACGCCAAGGGCTGGACCACCGACGACTTCGCGCTGGCCTCCGAGCTGGACGCCGCCGAGCAGGCATCGGCCCTGTCCGACAACAACATCGACGCCATGGTCTACGTCGTCGGCCACCCCAACGGTTCGATCCAGGAAGCCACCACCACCATCGATGCGCGCATCGTGCCGGTGACCGGCGACGAGATCGACGGCCTGATCGACGATTATCCCTACTACACTCGCGCCACCATTCCCGGCGGGCTGTATCGCGGCAACGACGAGGACGTCGAGACCTTCGGCGTGGCGGCGACCTTCGTCACCACCGCTGACGTCGACGACGACGTGGTCTACGAGACCGTCAAGGCGGTGTTCGAGAACTTCGATCGCTTCAAGCGCCTGCACCCGGCCTTCGAGAACCTCAACGAAGAGGACATGATCTCCGACGGCCTGACCGCTCCGCTGCACGACGGTGCCAAGCGCTACTACGCCGAGCGTGGCTGGATCGAAGAGTGA
- a CDS encoding MOSC domain-containing protein, which produces MAESSLRLAGLFRYPIKSTAGEALSAAWAGEEGLDGDRRYMVVRPDGVFVTARSHPQLQRVSTTLFDDGIVLHHAALDDFTLHHVNHIGEPLATQVWGDRFSGLTTTAEADAWLSEALGEPVRLLWLGDRSPRYRQALGKRVSFADGYPLMLIGQASLDDLNTRLATPQRMAQFRPNLVVSGSLPYAEDDWHLLRIGEVELLVDKPCSRCAMVTVDPSSGEFLPGREPLRTLAEYRRGADGLIYFGQNLIVARGGTLTVGAALEVVS; this is translated from the coding sequence ATGGCCGAATCGTCGCTGCGTCTCGCGGGTCTGTTTCGATACCCGATCAAGTCCACCGCCGGCGAGGCACTGAGCGCCGCCTGGGCCGGTGAGGAGGGGCTGGACGGGGATCGCCGCTACATGGTGGTGCGCCCCGACGGTGTCTTCGTCACCGCGCGCAGCCACCCGCAGCTGCAGCGTGTTTCGACCACGCTGTTCGATGACGGCATCGTGCTGCACCATGCGGCGCTGGACGACTTCACCCTGCATCACGTCAACCATATCGGCGAGCCGCTGGCCACCCAGGTGTGGGGCGACCGTTTCTCCGGCTTGACCACTACCGCCGAGGCGGACGCCTGGCTGAGTGAGGCCCTGGGCGAGCCGGTGCGACTGCTATGGCTCGGCGATCGCTCACCGCGCTATCGCCAGGCGCTGGGCAAGCGGGTCAGCTTCGCCGACGGCTATCCGCTGATGTTGATCGGCCAGGCCTCGCTGGATGACCTCAACACGCGCCTCGCCACGCCGCAGCGGATGGCGCAGTTTCGGCCCAACCTGGTGGTCAGCGGCAGCCTGCCCTATGCCGAAGACGACTGGCACCTGCTGCGTATCGGCGAGGTCGAGCTGCTGGTCGACAAGCCCTGCTCGCGCTGTGCGATGGTCACGGTGGACCCGTCGAGCGGTGAGTTCCTGCCCGGGCGGGAGCCGCTGCGCACCCTGGCCGAGTATCGACGCGGAGCGGACGGGCTGATCTACTTTGGCCAGAATTTGATCGTCGCCCGCGGCGGCACCCTGACGGTGGGCGCGGCGCTGGAGGTGGTGTCATGA
- a CDS encoding histidine kinase, translating to MLVKDIMVRDVVKVSAFATLREALALMKRHSLKSLVVEQQTPHDAWGLITYTNILKTIVAESGDIDLVNVYDVCVKPVISVGESLDVKHVASLMTDNRVKRVLVLRDNELVGLLTMDDIIGTVLDMID from the coding sequence ATGCTGGTCAAGGACATCATGGTGCGCGATGTGGTGAAGGTCTCGGCCTTCGCCACCCTGCGCGAGGCGTTGGCGCTGATGAAGCGCCATTCACTCAAGTCACTAGTGGTCGAGCAGCAGACGCCCCACGACGCCTGGGGGCTGATCACCTACACCAATATTCTCAAGACCATCGTCGCCGAGAGCGGCGATATCGATCTGGTCAACGTCTATGACGTCTGTGTCAAGCCGGTGATATCGGTGGGTGAGAGTCTCGACGTCAAGCACGTCGCTTCGCTGATGACCGACAACCGCGTCAAGCGCGTGCTGGTGCTGCGCGACAACGAGCTGGTCGGCCTGCTGACCATGGACGATATCATCGGCACCGTGCTGGACATGATCGACTGA